A region of the Microcystis aeruginosa FD4 genome:
AATCGCCTCGATAGAGCGGTTTTGGCTGAGAAATAAATTAGTCAATCCAGTTAGGGCCCGGAGATCTTGGGGATGGGAAGCTAAAAGGGCGCGATAACTGCCTGTGGCTCCTGCATAATCCTCTATTTGCCGTTTCGCTTCTGCCAAAAGTAGTAGATAATCGGATTGTTGGGGGTTAAGTTGCGCTAATTTTTCTAAAGGTTCGATCGCTTGCCTTAAATCGCCCTGCTGTAGGCGAATATCTAATAATCCCCGCAAAGCCGCCTGATTATCGGGTTCACGCTCTAAAACCATCTGATAACCGAGCGCTTGACTGGCTAATTTCTCTTGTTCCACTGCGGACAGATGACTCTGGCCCGAGGAGTGCTGACTCTGGAGAATAGAAGTCAATAGCGGCATGATCGAGAAAGACAGCAAAGCAAATAACATCAGGATGAGACCGATGGACAGCCAACGACGGTTAGAGAGAGAGGTTTTCATAGACTGGGGTGCGAGGGGACAGACAAGAAAATGTTATAGAAATCTGGAGATTTGATGAGGGGAGCGCTCGAATTCGCCGCTCTTTATCTCAAATGTCGGGGTGAAGACCCTCGCATGAGCGCGACGGGATGAAACCCCAGCCAATATAAAGCAGCACTTCGACGCATTT
Encoded here:
- a CDS encoding tetratricopeptide repeat protein — its product is MKTSLSNRRWLSIGLILMLFALLSFSIMPLLTSILQSQHSSGQSHLSAVEQEKLASQALGYQMVLEREPDNQAALRGLLDIRLQQGDLRQAIEPLEKLAQLNPQQSDYLLLLAEAKRQIEDYAGATGSYRALLASHPQDLRALTGLTNLFLSQNRSIEAISLVKDTIERALKAAADPNNPASLIDIVAVQLLLGKIYFEQQNYPEALNAYKQAQQMDVNDFRPILATAIVLKEQGKNQEAQPLFQEALSLAPFAYRQEIQSLISNQ